The Solanum dulcamara chromosome 2, daSolDulc1.2, whole genome shotgun sequence region TTGTAGAATGAATTGCTGCAATACCATCATTATTGATGTTGCTATTgttaatgttgttgttgctgttgggTGTCTTTGAAGATGAATATTGAGAATGAATTATATGTGGATGATGTAAAGGGATCTCATCATCATCTATCATACCATCTGAGGATGATACACATTCAATGTTATCCAACTCCAttcttgcaaaaaaaaaaagatcaattCTTTATTCAGTAAAATCAAGAATGTATggatttttttcaaattcaacaCTCTCTATGTTTAGATGTGATGAATTTCTGGGTCTTTTTTTGATGAGTTTCCATCAATAATGGgttttttaatcttttcaaATCATGGTTTTTGATTCAGAGATTGAAGAGACAAAAGAAGAGAGACAGAAACCTTTAAGCTTCTGCTAAGAGGAAAGAATGGTgcttttttcacttttttgttTGCTTTTCTATTTTTTGCTTTAAATGGGTATTTATTCTATTTGGCTTAATATATCAACatcatctttaaaaaaaaagtttgttggatggttaatttaattatataaaatatattatttgttaaaattATACTCATTAATCtcaattgaaatatatttgagatCTTACAATTTATTAAggttaataaataatttatttatttacgtaATGAACACTTAAGAACAcgtcaaaaaaatataaattaaaaatatatattaaaaataatttataatatatttaaatatttaattaaaacaaatcaTAATTCGAAcatctaaataaaaaatttattgaaattttttaaaatatgtattaagtcttttattttatttggggAAGTACATCATAATAAAGAATGGTGGGGTTGGTTAAGAGGGTCGTTCAATTAAGAGAGAGactgttatttttatttttttattttttatttttaagataaaGAAGCTAAAAATCTATttgaatgaacttattttaaatagtttataagttgaaaattgcttataagttaaaaaaaataagtaggtgCAGCCCAAcaccaatttatttttttgatttataagttgttttcaacttataagctgcttaaaataagtccatccaaacaaattcaattaattattgagacttattttaagcacaaaataactttaaactGGTCAGTTAAATacttagaaaaattaaaaacaacttataagtcgcTTATAAGtcacttataagtcaatccaaacgggctctaagatttattttttcttaggttgaaagagtttttttttaaaattagtgaTCAATGAGATTTGACTCGTTTATAActaaaaaaattcttcaaatttttaaatttacgTAAAAGCccctaaatataaaatttaagatattattattttctttttaaaaaggagaagaatgaaaagaaagaaaaagagaagatgaGAGGTGAAATTTTCAATGGGATATTGGGATTTTTTGAAAAGTTTGAGTTTCACTATTCACTCacaaattttaataataattttttaattaagtaCTTAAATACATGATAAAATGTGTTTATTAGATCATTCGATTCAAATATTGAGAAAATTATATGCGCGTTCATAAGTGTCTATTATATAGAGAAGAAATCACTTAAAATATGTCACTTTCTTTAATTATACACGATAGTTTTAAATTCTCAATAAatcgtaaaattttaatttgttctAATTGAGACTGATGTGTATAACCAAATgagataatatattttatgtgattAAACACTtgcaaatttttctttaaaatttaaacatgataatatctaataaaaaaatattttatccatcaTATTCAGATGCTCAATTGAACAAATTATAATTCGAATGATACTCTATATAGCTCAATCTTGTACATGTCAAATTTAAGTCTAGTAAAACTCAAATCGATTAAAATCGATATCTCCAACCTAATAATCATCTCGGAACCTAGATCAATCAAATTGTATTTTTAATTGAATTGGACCGATCCGATCCCCTTAAATGCCATtatttatgtatgtattttcAATCTGGATGGACGAAACTTTTGCTTCTCGAATAGTGTTGAACAATGGTGTTTACGTTGTGGGAGATGCACACCCATAAAATCCGACTTGCTTTTCATCTGAAAGAATCGGTCACTAACTAACCAAACTAATAAAAATCTTATCGGAAGACATACTAAAAACCATGTCTTTCGAAGCTAATCTTTCCAACACTTTAGATTTAGTACTTTTGTTAGGCGTCGACTTCCTCAATATGTGAAATCATTACATAAGGCATTTTTGAAGGAAGGCATAATTATTAACTCATTTGGGCACTGCGAATCAGAATGCGCCACGTCACCTTACATAGGCCACAGAGCACAGCAATATTCTATGGCCAAGCCCAACCACTTTTACCTTTGTCACTAttataaagataaataaattatagtctacatttttatgttaaatacataaatatgtcttattactatttaattataattaaaaatatatatttttaatttaattatttattattaatattaaattatttagttCGATGTTAAGTATTGTgtgaataaatatttatcaagcATATACTCTCCCATTTTATTTAATGTAAAAATGTTTCCTTGAACACAAAATTTAACAATAAGAAAGATTTTTGACACATTTCTAATATATgcaagataataataataatagcaaacAAATAATTGAGTGGTGTAAAGTTTCGcacatttttatttgttcttcGTAAGAAACAAACATTTAAATTAAGCGAGTTAATATTAACGGTATGATGTGTATAAAGagattaaatatttttcataaaaagaaatattattttccAAGATGTCAATAGTCAATTGCATTTTAACTAGTTTGTccacattattttaaaattaataggCAGGCATgtctttatttttcaacttgAGATTGAAGTTAAATGAGACCTTCGAGTCTTtttaaataaaggaaaagagaTTCAAGTTGTAATTAATAGGTAGAATAGACTTTTTCAAatcaatattaataattttctcAAACCCATTAATTGTGAAAGATTTTTAGTCAATTAGCCTATTTGAATTGTCTTAtttttaagtaacttataaattgaaaactgcttataagttaaaaaaaaagtaggtgcaggtcaagttttttttttgacttataaactgttttcaacttataaactgcttaaaattagttcatccaaataaactcaactatttattaaggcttattttaagcacaaaatgactttaagttgaccagtcaaacactcaaaaaaaactgaaaacagattataagcagcttataagtcaatccaaatagcCTCAATATCCCTTTCACTTGTGTAGTATTTTCCAAGTTATACTACTTTTTAGCTTAAATTCTGCCACTGACATTGTTTTCTATCCTAAAATCAAGAATATtgactattattattttattttatatagaaTGTCAAAacgtaaaagaaaaataagagaaatagacAGCCAAGACGGGGACTGATTCAAATAATgacaaaaataattagaaaacaAGCAATTTCAGTTTAGATTCCGTTTCCTAAAagtgatttttcttttaattagtATCTGCTTTATCAATAATAATTTTAGTAAAGGTGAAAAAAATGAGTAAAAGAACTGGTGTAATCAGTTCTACATTGAAGAGAGTTTGATATTTATTGATCAAATCATTCACTCTAACATCTGATAGATCTTTTGAAGAATTAACTAATCATCTTGAAAATAATTTGTCGTAGCTTAGTAATCACTCAACTCTTGATTTATTTAATCTCTTTCCAACAACACCTTCACTGCAAAGAGTAGTGTAGCaacacataaataaattaacctTAAATATATCGCataattttttgacaaaggAAATTCAGTTGAACCCCTTGCACCCCTGTAGTTCTGCCCTTAAGTCCTCCTTATCCTATCAAGACCAAGTGAGCGTTTGACCCTAAATAGTTTTTggaaaaaacttaaaaaatatttgggaaCTTGTGTTTGTCCATACAATTTGCCAttaattgaaaaatatatttgataaaattcccaagttcccaagttctaaaaaaaattagaacttgggaagttttaaaatttaaaataaaccccaaacttttatattttataaaaacaccaataatttattaattccaactaaatatttatctaccaacttactccAATAATATAATCAACCAAAAGAATGGTTTGGTATTACTTCCCccgaaaaaaatagtttgagtgacaaaatttggaaaaaagaatattttttttaatttgattaatatATTGCTCTTGCCTataatgttattttgttgttgttgattgttatcaattatgttataagtttttttttttaacgaaacatgttcattataaaataataacacaaacttatgtgtatttttaataatttttagaacttacaaatacaaaataatattttttaaaatttcatcaaaatttggaaatatttgtGACCAAACACATGGTGAAACTTCACCAAAATTTCTCCCAAAAATAACTTGCCAAGAATATTTGGGAACTTGGGGCCAAACGGCACCCaagtctctctttcttttctttccatCAGATTTTACATGCTAGTTAAAATACAGATGATAAATCCTACACCTATcagccaaaattgtcaaagaaAAGGATGGATGAAAGAGTCATAAAGCAATTTCAATGCACTGACAGAAGCTTAAAATCATAAGATgttaacaacatcaacatacgCAGTGAAATCCCAAAAGTGGGGTCTTGGGAGGATAGAATGTACGCGGACTTTACCCCACTATctcatggaggtagagaggttgtttccggaAATAAAATGTTAACAAAATTAGGTAACTGTCAAGCTAGCTTCTTAAGCTATCGAGTACTATTcctggaaaaagaaaaaagaagttcCTTAATTTAAAGGTAAGCAGATTAACACAGCACGGGCTCAGATGAAATCCCATCTTCACTCTACTGAAAATGAAAAGAGATGACAATGAGAATCCGGAAAAGAAGGAACACAAATGAATCTGATTCATTGAAGAATATACTGTGATGACAATTCTCACTCAGAAAAATGCACAAGAATACATTCTTATAATTGCCAAGAAAGAAAGTTGATAGTAGCAGAAGCATTTGATAAACCTACAATTGGTTGTGTGTAACACATATTTGAGCCATCAACTCTTTATTGTATTCCCACTGATCTATTCAAATACTTCAGTGACCTCAGCTATGCTCTACACATTGACACAAATAAAACACACAACTTCAAAATACTTCAGCGACATATAATATAACAGTAACAGTATCAACTACTTCCACAGCAAATACTACCAACACTGTCGGAGGAAAGCCTTGACATTGCTCTTGCGAGCATGTTGTTTTAACTAGCTGAATGTTACATCTTGAATTCTTAATCTTtagttatttttgaaattctagCTTAATTGAAATGTTACTGTTCCTTTACTGGCTCTTTACTATATTTACTAGCGGATTCTGGGTGTAAAGAGGTTGTGCTGTGTACTTCAAGAACAAACAGAGTGGAAGTTATTTTATGCTCCTGTAACTAAATCTAATTAATTAGTAGAGTAGTTAATATGTAGGAGTGCAAGGAAAATGTTCTCAAACAAATGTGGTACATTTAACAGATCCTAGTTAAAATCAACTCCATAAGTATCATGATTTTGTGTTTATGGAAGGACCATGTTTTCACTAGCTATCTACTTATATCCTAATGCAGAATTACCACATTTTATAGAAAAGGGACATTTGATGGAAGTGCCATACATCATTCCCGCAAGCACTGACTTTCGTGCCATTAATGCACTTGCCTTCTCACGTCTTTAGATTGTGATCATTTGTCCCTAGACCAGTCCCCACTTTTACCTCCAGTTTTACGTTCAAGCCTGATATCTGTAATCTGGATATTCTTTGAAGCGGCCTTGCACATGTCATACACTGTTAGACTAGCAACAGTTACTGCTGTCAAGGCTTCCATCTCCACACCAGTTTTTCCATCTGAGGCAGCTTCCCCTTCTATTTCAACACTAAAATCTTGAGGGTTCAAAGCCAAATCCACTCGAACATGTGTCAAGTTGATGTTGTGACATAGTGGGATGAGATTGCTTGTTTGCTTCGCTCCACAAATTCCAGCTAATTTTGCCACACTCAGGACATCTCCTTTTCCCATTTGATTGGCTGAAACCAGATCAAATACCTTCTGTCCTAAAATAACCTTGCCACGTGCAATGGCTATTCTCTTGCTAATATCTTTAAGAGATACATCCACCATTTGAGCTTCACCTTTGCTGCCAATATGTGTCAATCCAGCAAAAGATTTTTTATCATCCATTTCTACAATACTAAGCTTCAAGTCTTGTGTCATACTTTGATCGTCAATGGAACCAGAAAGGCTAGATGGAGGAGGTTCACCAAATACAGATTCCATTTCCTAGTAAGAAGATGAGTAATAATTTTCAGGAAGCTTCAGAAAGGATTAAGCAAGAATTTTACAAGCTTCAAGCTCAATTATGCAAATAATATCTCTCTCGTGAGTCATGAGTAATATCAATTAGAATGTGAGATTAGAAACTTAAACTGTTTTGCAAAATAAGAGCTCTGTAATAACTATCCTCCTTTGGTTCCCTTTTAAATTAGTAAGAGCCCTCTATAATTTTCAAGGCTTGTCTTTTACGTTCTGCAGATTAAGTCTTCTCAAAGCTTTGATAACATAGATAGTCCTTGCACACACTCCATGGTTCATTCTATAGAAGCTAACAAGTTATTGACCTTTTCTCTGCATCTTCCATGTAACGTGACATTTTTTATAAGAAAAGACTTTCTTGAAGGAACTTTAAAAAACATTAGCTCGATATCTATCAAGACCAACCCATTCAATCCGTTAGTTGCCCCAATGGACAGAGGATGAGATTATGGATAGATTATTTATATCAATCAGCTGATTTGATCTTAAAATGTCTTCATCAGAAAGATATCAAGCATTCAAATATTGAAACTACCAGTTCTTTATTCTGTTAATGGACCTCAACATTCATTTAGCAATAAGTAAACATAAGCCTAAAGTCTCAAAAGAAAATTGTAAAAATATTGAAACAAAACTTTAAGCTTCCGTGTGGCCatagattttgaagttgaaacttCAAAATCCGAGTTTTTAAAGTTGTGATTTTTGGAATTTAAAAGTTGTGTTTGGACATGTATTTTAGTTGAAAAAGATTTGAAGTTGTAAGTCCCAAAAATCCAAAAACTAGTCTGAGCCAGATTTTGGGAACTTGAAAATATTCAAAGATCATATCAAATGTCATAACCAAATAGATATTCGAAGTTaaactttcaaaatttatgGCCAAACGCTAGTTAAGAACCTTCTTATGCTATACCTGATTGAGTTCAGAAATAGCTTTAGACATATCATGGCTACCAATACTGCTAAATAACCTTCTTGATGAAGGTAATGCTGATGATACAACTCTGCGAATAAACATCACTATTCAACAAAAACCCTTAACTGCAACCATACAAAATCACAAGGAGCAAAGGTCAAATTTAGACATAAAGATATCAACTTTCATTGAGGCATATTAACAAACACTTTGACAACAATACTTTTGCAATACTAAAACAAGTGATGAAAGTTTGAAAATGAGTTTTTGGGTGATTTTCAATTAAGTatacatttatatattatgtcaaTGAGAGAAAATATGTTGTCGGAAAGGTCCCAATAAACTAAAAAGAGAGAGGAAAGAGATGTCGGAGAATTACCGATCAGGCTTACAAGTTATTGCCGTTCAAGACAACCCAAATAAATTGATTTAAGACTTATTTTTAGCACAAAATCTATATGAAATATTATGCCTTAAAAAATTCCTATCATGAACTTATATTTTAATAGACATAACTTATGCCTTGTGATTTTCTTTTACCTTAGGCATAAATtgtgtcttaggtataagttcaATAATATGAATTACTTTAGGCATAAAGTATTAAAACTACACTTATGCCTGGTACGACATGAATTTATGTCCCAAAatataagttatatatatattttaattttagtacCTTATTTTTCGTATAacttatataatatttgataagtagatatgaaataatttatttatatataaaattaatacgatGTTTAGttgataatttaaaaaatcgtgtagctaatacatgtataaattATGAGAAAATCTATGTCTTATTTGATGCatgaaatatgaaataattaatatatatataactaaatcctgcataaaataatacataaattcacTCTGGGTAGAAACTTATATACTTTTGACTTAAAATCTCTTTTTTAATCTTACCCACCACTTAAATGcttaaaaattattctttaaaacacttaaaataagccGATTAAGAAATGCTCTATGTATGTGGCTTAAATTTTGGACACGTGTTTTTTAAGGCATGATTAAATACTTTATATCATTTGTTGCATTTTTTGTAACATAGACGGTTCCATGGTCTAGTGGTTAGGACATTGGACTCTGAATCCAGTAACCCGAGTTCAAGTCTCGGTGGAACCTTTCATTTTTTTCTGTTACCCTTAACCCACAGTGGTGATCAGGTCAACTTGAAAGGGATCCTCACgttgttattgttttttttttgtagattttaAACTGTTTTTTTATTAACAATTATGCTTTCTTcactgttttcttcttcttttacttgaGTTTTGATGCACTAGAGTCGagagtctttcggaaacaacctctctaccttcacgatgtagtggtaaggtctgcgtacactccaCCTTTCCTAGATCCACTAAAATTTCACTTGGTATGTTATTGTTTGTTGATAACCATTATCTAAAGCATACACCACGTGAAATAAGCTTTTGCAGATCCTCATCAAGTCTTATGTATATAGACTCTGATGTGGATTCCCAgtttatatcatatatatatataagcgtTTGATTAACTCTATGCATTTTAATGATATGAGGTCATAGCCATAATTAGAAAGCAAGGACTCTCAAAGTATACAAAGCTAGCTAACAAGCaattttattaatgattattgacctgtaaaaaaaaacatgtttgAGATTTGTTGTAAGCTAAGCAAGTCAATCTTGTAGTCATCCCTAGCCAATATACCTTAATTTGAACTTGCGTCACTGTTTAATTGATTTGTAAGTCAAAGACTGATGGCCTGAGAGAAGGCGGCCTCTCTCGGGAAAGATGGCCCAATTTCTCTTCATGGATAATCAAATATTCTAAGGTTTGAATTCTGATTTGTTAAATATCGTTAAATCTTGCTCCTTCCATTTCATTATATGTGACACTATTTCCTTACTAGTCCGTTCCAAAAAGAACGGTAATTTTTTCTACGAAAAAGattcaaaaatgtccttaacgTATTATAAATAGTTTAGAAATGTCATACTTCCATCTATTGGATCAAAATGTCCTTaacatatacaaataattcaaaaatgctCTCCTTCCACCTATTGGATAAAAAATGCCCTTAACATATTAGAAATGGTTGATATTTGTCTTCCTTCAACCTAAAAGTATGTTTATCAACTATTAAATACTATTTAATATGTCCTCATTTCGTGCgatcttaatatattttttcaataaatatagtatttttataacatcaaaatattttaaaaaattctttttagccttcaaatttgaataaattaaaactcaactttttaattcattttacttCTATTAGCATcttagttatatatttttttcattgtcTAACAATTTTAGACTTTCAAACTACTGAATTTTTTGTATAAATATGTTAACTGATACTATATTTACACTCcgaaaaaaattcaacaaaaattatctttttatgcACATACATAATGAAATTCCTCTTCTCCTTAACTAAGACAATGTTTTTATACAACATACATTCGGTTTTATTCACACGTTagtttatgtattttatttaaagaaaatacttCTATTAGGTAAGGCAAACAAGcaagaatttttcaaaaaaataaacaaataaaaaaactaaataattatcaaagtactgttaaaaaaattattgacatATATAGTTAgaattagtaattttttttagtcatttctaatatgttaagtgtaacgacccattaagttgttttgagtactagagctttttatttcataaaaaactcgttccgtaaatttttaatggatattttgaattattcgataactactgttatttagttgaggaataactttaaataattaatttagttaatgggctaaatttataatttattgaaTACCTTATACTTTATTCCACTTATTAAAATAATGAATGGATGATTAAGAATTGTTATTGGCAAATGATTAGAAGGGTAAGTTTTGGATTGGAAAGGaataaagaaatcaaaatatttctTTGGAGTTCTTGGTTGCTGCACGTGGGTTTCTATTTCTTTTGAATTATTGGTGGCTGCAATGTGGGTTTTGAGGGGATGGATAGATTAGTTAATTAGGAGCAACAATCATTAAGTAGTAACGATTGGCTCaacattataaaatattttgttaaagttttctttttgtttctgTCGAGATTCTTACAAccattaaatattaggtatgtTGTATTATATAATTATCATTAGAGTTGTATTATTTGGATAAATTAAGACTTATCATTAGGCTTAAAgtttaagaaattgattatagattttGGAAAGGTTATTGAGTCTAGGTtagatatataataatatgggtgacTACAAACTCGTGTACTtagaaatattatatatttgatagattgaaaacattcagaggcattgaagaaagaaaagacattGGTGAATTAACTTGCTTGACTTCGATTCTTTAGTTGAGGtaattatggttttattctatatcatagatagactcttaataacaattgatagtcattgagtaatgtgtgaagttacTATGCATTTagttgttgtggtttggatggttgatatgttattgtgattggtctgcaatCCCAAGACCGTTAATtccataattttgaactttctatcaaaagtgatgccttgaataaagaaagcttgatgaaattttgttaatgaaggaaaatatagaatgaaactaatgaaatgattatttgtgaacaattacatgcaatgTGCCTGATTACttaattgtgcaagtatgtgaactatttgtTGTGGACTGTAATTGTGCATTGTGATTGTagtattggatcgggtgtcgcGTTTtcacacatatattggatcgagtgtcacatttcgacatatATATTGAATCGGATGTCGCGTTCTGACACAtttattgaatcgggtgtcgcattctgacacatatattggatcgagtgtcacccCGACATACTAGTAGTATGAgtgtgggttccatgagagagcCATTGTGTGGTTATCATCTGTGAGTTGATCTTAattatatgtgtgatgatagagaaactgactgGATTATAGGATGagagatatggttgtttgaagttgaccctagtttgaactcaagtccaaaactaaatagGAAAgaaactttcaactcaactttgagataggagcatagtacgaccttaattcacaactaatgcgcTCGCATACCAAGGAAATGATCCTAGTCTTATAATGTGTGATTATAGGAACTTGGATGAGGCTGTAGGGTGTAAAAACATGATTACCCAAATCTATTAGGTAAAATAATGGTTTTAGTCATTGACAGACACTTAAAGTTGTCCACACATTTCACTTGAACACCTCAATTAAGACTTGTACCTATTGAACGCTTAAATTATTCAAACCATGTGCCTATTAAACATAAAATGctgatatgaaaaaaaaagtgcATTACCCTACTACTGAGCTCGTGAATAAATtctgattttattatttatttatttttagataaaTTTGTACCGAATTTTTGACACTTGGCATActaaataactaaaaataataataattctagTCTCTTaattcataaaagaaaataacCCCACACACCCCACACCCATGTAccaatcttcttcttcttttccaacccaccatttcaaatattttaaattctcagCCTTTTACTTGgtttttttgtttcttcatttttgtagaaaacaaaattgaatccgctaatttaattttcaagaagaaaaaaattcgGACATtggagttaaaaaaaattagaccgATATTAGTCCATATCTATTTTTGATTACTTAGCAAACATCACCACTCATTAAACTtactaaaataatataaaaaaattcaatatccTTTTGATTTCTCTTCGCCattgattttgaaataatttattgaCGTCGATAAAATTCTCAATAATCAGTgaagagataaaaaaaaatagcgGGTGACAAGAGAAACAAAAAAGGCAAAGGATTATGTGAATGAATTTGGGAGAGGGGGAgatattttctcttttgttcTGTATATTATTGCTGGAGAAATCGATGGCGGCTGGCAGGGTTACacaaaaggagaagaagaaagggTAAAGGGTTAGGTCAGTCGgaaagggggggggggaatttcttttttattcttttttttcaattaattttctaaattattaaaggctgaaaaatatttttcatttttttaaaagtaaaaatttatattttatcgTTAGATTGGGTCCACATGTCATGTGTTgtaattttatttgtgatttttttttaagacAGTACGTGTTAATTACACACacaatatttttaaagttttttttcattttatgttCAATAGATACATATTTGTTAATATTAGAGTATGTAATAAGTAATAGTCCTAATTAAGATGTCTAAGTAAATTATGCGGACAACTTTAAAGGCCCGTC contains the following coding sequences:
- the LOC129876977 gene encoding cyclic pyranopterin monophosphate synthase, mitochondrial isoform X2 produces the protein MSKAISELNQEMESVFGEPPPSSLSGSIDDQSMTQDLKLSIVEMDDKKSFAGLTHIGSKGEAQMVDVSLKDISKRIAIARGKVILGQKVFDLVSANQMGKGDVLSVAKLAGICGAKQTSNLIPLCHNINLTHVRVDLALNPQDFSVEIEGEAASDGKTGVEMEALTAVTVASLTVYDMCKAASKNIQITDIRLERKTGGKSGDWSRDK
- the LOC129876977 gene encoding cyclic pyranopterin monophosphate synthase, mitochondrial isoform X1, which translates into the protein MFIRRVVSSALPSSRRLFSSIGSHDMSKAISELNQEMESVFGEPPPSSLSGSIDDQSMTQDLKLSIVEMDDKKSFAGLTHIGSKGEAQMVDVSLKDISKRIAIARGKVILGQKVFDLVSANQMGKGDVLSVAKLAGICGAKQTSNLIPLCHNINLTHVRVDLALNPQDFSVEIEGEAASDGKTGVEMEALTAVTVASLTVYDMCKAASKNIQITDIRLERKTGGKSGDWSRDK